The region AATTCCTCTATGGTCCAATAAGCTACTTGCGCCCTACCTTTAGGAATAGATTTAATATTATGTGTAGGATTAAACCCTAAGTACTCAAGTTCTACAGCCTTGTCTAAAGTTTGTTTGAAAATACCAAAGACTAAACTAGCAGTAGATTGTGAATATCCTGAACCACCATCATCTTTAGAAGTAAGTAAATAAGTTCTAAAGTCTTGTGCGTGTTGACGTGAGATATCTTTTAAAGCAAGGTGTCCAAATCGATTCCGAATGTCATTTAAATTATTCTTCCTTGTAATAAATGTGTTCTCTTGAACTTCAGTTTTGTATGCTGGAATATAAACTTTATTCATAAAGTCGGAATAGAGCATATGATTATCATAGTTTAATCTAATGTCATTATCAGCTTCCTCTTTTAGTTCTTTTAGATAATCTTGAGCACGTTTTAGTGAAGTGATGTGTGAACCATCAGAATCAACCATTCTTTTAATGGTTACAGGTTTTCCTGTTCTTGGATTCTTTCCATATCTAAACTGAATATAGTAACGTTTAGAAGTAGCTGAGGGATCATAAAGATAGATACCTTTATATCCAGTTGTTCGGTCAATTTTTGGTTTAGTCATTTGATATACCTCCTAAGGTTTCTTTAATTGGCATTTTACCAAGTGAGTTGAGAGGGTCAAGGAGCATTTGAAATTCTAGCTTGTATCTATTATAAAAACTTTGGTGAGATTCATATCCAGTCGGAGGTCTTCCTTTTTTACGAGGAAAGTTCTTTTGCCTCCATTTTTTAACTTTTTGAAATTCAAGAAGTGAATTAGGACTTAGCAAGAACAATTCACGGAATTCAGAAAATTCAGACAAATTATGTTGGCTTGTTCTGCGAGATAATTCTTTAGATGCGGACTTCCACAATTGTGATATCTTAATCACCTCCGAATAGCTTGTTTGATGAATCAAGTAGCTCTTTTTTAGTTGTAAAAGTCTGTTCTGTAGACCATTTGTTTTTAACCTGTTGGTTTAGTAAAGGTTCAAATGATTTTACTTCGTCATTGAAATAGATTGAGATAATAGCTTCTTTTTCAAATTTAAAAATATTAATGCGTCTATAAAACTGTTCAGGTTTATCAGGGTTGTCAGAACTGACAGTTTCAACAACACCTTTTTCAGTTTTGATGATGTGAATAATATCGGAACCTTGTACTTTGTTGTAAAACTCGTATGGAGCATAGGGTGTTGTAATAATAATATTTTCTGCCACTAACTTTTTATCAAAGTAACGACTACCAACAACATTTTCAAAGTTAAAAGGATCTAAAATTTTTAGCAACTCGTCATAAGTAATAGTTTCAGGTCTTAGTTCGTCTATAATAATTGTTTTTTGTCCGTCGTAATTAGAAAATAAATCACGATTTGAACCTGTAACAAAACAATCGTCTGCGAATTTTTCTTTAGAATCTCTTGTCTTGCCAGTGCCAGTATCACCAAAAAAATAAAATGCTTGAATTGTCTTGTTTTCTGTTATCATTTCTTCTTTAAAGAGTTCAAATCTCTTTTCTGAAATAGAATTCCGAAGTGATTTAATTAAGCGTTCATTTTTGGCAAATTCCAGATTTGTTAATCTGTTGCGTAAGTCTTTCAAAGTAATCACTTCTTGTCCAAAGTCTTCTAATAGATTATTGATTTCAACGGTTCTAGAAATACTTACTGAACTCTTTGTCTGTTCTAGCCACTCGGGATAATCGAAAGAAGCTCTAACATCATGGGGTGGGTATTGAAATTTACTTTGTGATTTCTTTGTCCGATGACAAAGATCAGAAAATAAATTCTCAAAGTTATAGCGACCTTGTCGATTAAATGCCGTAAAATTTTGATGAACGTCATTAATTTTGTTGGCTTGTGCTACAAGTGACATTGGGTTTTCAAAACTCATTGAAACGTGAAAGTGTGGTTTTGCATATTCTCCATTTTCATTCAAATCCTTATCATGTAAAATAACAGCAATATTTTTTGGTTTATATACCTGTTTGAAATACTCAAATAGTTCATCACGAGTTGTAGGAAGACCTAATTTTTCTAAGTGTTCGATTTGATTTTCATACATGATTGTTCTACTTTTTAAATCATCAATTGGATTTTTTGTCATGGTTTTCAATACTTTTCTTTTTTGGAACAGAAGTTAAATTTACCTGTTCCAATTTACTTTTTTTGTAAAGTATACTGAGCATTAGGCTCTTACATGCTCGTATAGTTTTTTGGAACAGTAGTTTTTGGCAACATAACAAGCTCAGTTGCCAATCCTATCAAGCTTTTTGTCACTATTGGAACACACAATATAAAATATCAATGGATTAGTTATTTAGCTAAGTTATTCCATTGGATTTAGCTATTTACTCCATGCTAATTGTCATAAATAAGCCGAGTTTTCCAACGCACTTCATTGTGCAAACCTCTGAGCTTAACCTCATCTAATTTTTTCAAAATGAATTTGGTAACAGTCTCTATAGTTGTGTGACATTTACTTCGGAGCCTAAACGGCTCACTGCGTAATGTCTTTACACATCCTAGAGACTGATAAACCAAACCAATGAGTATCGGTTAAGCTTTTCGGATTGCAATATTCAGTCGTTGTTCAAAGAGGCTTCTTCGGGGCAAACCACGAAGAATAGCAATATTCATATGATTTTAGCAAACTGATTAGAATGATTTATTATGAACGGCGCATAGCACCTTCAAATTCGTTTAAGGCAACGGTTAATGCTTCTGCAAATACTTCGAACCGATTGATTAAAATCATATTCTTAATTGTCATGGTGTCTAGTTGAGATGCTTCTTCTAAATTTTGAGGTAAGGCTTGAATTGCTCTACTAGTGATTTGGTAAAATTCTTCATAGATTGAAATAGGTGTTAAGTTATTCATTTTAATTTTCCTCCTTTACGCCAACAATGTGATATTGAACCAATTGATAGGCATTTAATAAATGATTCATAAACTCTAAGTAGGGCGCAAATTCTTCAGGTTTGCAGTCAACCTCTAGTGATGAGATTGTTGAAAAATAGTCAGGGAATACATGCTCAATTTGGTCAAAGACATACTTAGCGTATTCTCCTTTAGTGTTAATGTTTTGTTCATTTTGATTTTGGTTCACAATATTTCCCACTTTCCGAATGATTTATTTGATAACCACTTAGAGCGTTAGATAAATATGTCTAAGGCCCTAAATAGTTAAATGATACTAGGTTTACTTAGTAGCTTTTTGAGAGTTATCTAGTGATTTTGTTGTTGTAATTGGAACTTGAGTGGCAGTTGTAGCTCGTAAATCAAACCCGATATTTTGATAACGACCAGTATCGATAATTTTGCTTGTTGCATAATAATTATGTACAGAAATAATAGACTCATTTTGAGTTCCATCAATTTCAGCTACTAATTTATTACCAAGTTCGATATTTTCCTGTGTGGCATCAAGCAAAATAACAATTGATTGAAGGCTAGATGGAGCATGTCCTTGTTGTTCTAATAGTTTTGCTAATTGACTATCTACACCAATGATTTCAATATGTTTAACTTCATCAGTAGCAACATACTTATCACCTGACTTAACGAATTTAGGAGCTACCTTGCATTTAGATACAAGAATATCATTTGGAATTTTGATAGTCTCACCATTAATAGTTTTAGTCACGTCAAATTTTAGCTGATTAGCGTAAACATTAGTAATTGATAAAGTGTTATTCATGAGAATCTCTCCTTGTATTGTAATTTTTTTATTATTTAGGTATGAGGACTGGCCAAATTCTTAAACCTTAAATTAATTATAAATGGATGTCTATATCAAGAATACTGCTACTTTTTGAATCTAAAGTCTTAAGTATTCTATTTTGTTTGCCGGTTAAGCTAATATAACATGCCTGTTTTAGAACGAAAACGTTTACATTTCAATATGAATGCTTATATATAGGTATTAATAGAAGTTTGTTACAAAAAAAGTAGTTAATAGAGGTTTTGTGTTACAAAAAGCTTATTTTGGTTTCTTTTTGATTACGAATTAATTACGTTTTTGCCATGCTTTTTATAAATCTGGTGACTAAGGTCACAACGAATTTATGTTTAACTGGTTATTTCCGGTTTTTTTAAGTAGGTATTATACGATTGTCAGAAGTTATTTGAATAAAAGAAAATAAAAAAGCTAGCCACAAATGGCTAACTTAAAATTATTGTTTTGTTAAGAATCGTTGTTTTGCTGATTTAAATAATTTTGTATTGTATGACATCTCAAGTTTGAAGTTTTCATATATAAACTCAGCTTGAGAGGAAAATTTCTCATTGTCTATTTCAGAACCTTTAAATCCATTGATAGTGGTATCGATTTCTACAGGAATATATGATAGTTCTTTTTTTTCTAAAAAATTAGTGTAATCCTTATATGTTGATATGGTAAGACTTTTATTTATTATTTCTTGCTCTTCCTCAAAAGATGAATCTTCTATTTTTTTCATTAAAGTAGAAGCAATTGGATATATTTCAATACTGCAAGTTCCCTTATATGTTAAATCTGTTTTTTGAAAAGAATTGTCTGTTTCTGTCATAACAATAGAATTATCTTCATTGAATTGAATTGTGATAGTACTTCCCCAGCTAGTACTCGTGTCGCTATCTTTAAAAGTACCTAATATTTGTTTTTTAAAATCATCTGCAACCTTACTTGCAATTTCGAGTGCCTGTTCCTCAGTTAATTCTTTCTTAATATCTATACTTTCATTTGAAGTTGTTGACATTGTAGTACTTTCTTTTTGAAAAGAATCATCTTTTTTCGATGAATAAGTAGTGTGTACTGTTGATGATTTAGAACTTTTAGTAGTTTCTTGTTTTTTATCTCCACATCCAACCAGAAGAAAACCAGTAAGGCATAGTGATAATAGTGTTTGAATTTTCATTTTAGACCTCCATAAGCACATAAATTAATACTATTTTAATTTTGGAAATGATAAGATGATTAATCGTAGAAACCATCAGATTCATCATCTTCATTATTTTCTAGCTCATCATCACTCAATACTTTTCGATTATCCCATTCTTTCTCTAAGTCTTTCCCTTTAGAACTTCCTTTTTTATAAAAGACATCGCCATTGCTGACTACAAGTCGATCTTCAAAGAATTCGCATTCCTGTGTTTGTTCTGATTCCCAAGCTATTTTGGAATTGTCATCATTTAACTTTCCTTTAAGTGAGTCCATTTCAGTATCTAACTGATTATATGTTTTAAATGTCACGTTACTTCCTTTCACATCAAAAACATATCGCCATTTGGCACCATTATCTCCGGTAGAGTAGCCAGTGTATTCACCACTAACTTTGTTACCACAACCACCTAACACTGACAGTAAAACAAATGCTGTTAAACTAATTACTACAAGTTTAATATTTTTCAATTTTGATTCCTCCTAATTTTTTCTTTTACAAATCTATATCACCGAAAGTAGTCAAAAATAGCTATATAACACTTCGTTTTCTGCCAGTGGTTTTATTTAGTGATAAAAACTAGCATTATAGTGAGGAGGCGAGATAAATGAGTGATTTAAACCAACCATTAATCGAAAGAATTAAGCAGTTAAGAAAACGATATGGAATTAGTCAAGAAAAGTTATCTTTGCTAGCGTCTTTAGATGCTAGGTATGTAAATAAACTAGAAAATGGTAAGTTTAATCTTTCGGTACCAACTTTGGATAGGATTATTAAAGCGTTTGATATGTCATATAATGAATTTTTTGAATTTGATGTTAAAGAAAATAGAGAATTAGATAGGGTGAAAAAACTAAATCCTAAAGAAAGAGAGAATCTACTAATTCAGTGTTTGAAAATAAGTGATTTACTAAATGATCAATAATCTAAAAATAGCTCATTCCCATTAGTGATGTATCCATTTGTATATTTTACTGATATAATTGTGACAACTTAGTTTAAATTATTAAAGGAGGCGAATAAGATGTTGTTTTATAAAGTTTTGTTACAAGAAGAAAGAAAAACTTTACCTTTATATAAGAAATTGGGAAGAAATGATTTTTTGATTGGGAACTACCAAAACTCATATGCAATTCCGTATTCCCCAGAAAAATTTTCTAAGTGGATTAATGAGAATAGAATATATACTATGTTTGTACACGATTCTATTAAGCAAGCTTTAATAAATAATAATAAATTTTCTTATTTAATATCTATTAGTGAGAACTTAAATATTAATATGATTGATTGCCAATTTGAAAATATAGATTTATCAATTGTTTTGGAAGGTGAAGCACTTGAAACAGACGTTATAGAATATATTTTAAAACATAAGAGTTTTAGATTACTTAAAGTAACTTTTCGTTCTGAGAATAATTTTATTATTAGTGTAAAAAGAAATGGTGTTATCGAAATAGATGAAGATGCACTAGTGAAAGATAAGAAAGTAATTAGCAACTTGCTAGATGTGCTGAACTTAGGTTACGGTGCGATACTATGAAAGAATCGATAAATTTTAAAAAAGAGTTTTCATCTTTGGGGAAAACATTTGTTATCACAACAGTTGTTGCATTTATTATTACAAATAGTGATAATTTTATTTTTTCATTTCTAGATAGTATTGGATTAACGAATGATGTATTCCAAAAAACAGTATTGAGTGCTGTAGTAACACTAGGAGTCGGTCTTGTCAAAATGTTATTACTGTTAGTTTCTACAATTATTGTAAAAAATCTTGAGGAACCCAAAATAAAAATTATTTTAACAAAACAAGATAAAGAAATAATTTCACCTATTGAATTTGCACCAATTGGAAAAGAATACGAGGAACAAGAGTTTAAACTTAAGGTAGAATTTGAACCTAAGGGAAAAATAAATGTGTTTATACTGAAATATATAGGAATTGAAGTAAACATTTATTTTAATCCTAAAATTCTTGATATTTATTATGAATATGGTTGGGAAAGTAAAAATCCATCATTTGAAATATCAGACAGGTCTATAAAAATAAAATTATTGAGTCAAATAAATACTACTGGAAAAAGATTCTATGGAAGAAAACATATTCTATCTGAAAATTTTCTTATAAAACCTATCAGAACTCACGACTCAGAAACCTATTTAGATTATGATTTTTCTGCCTGTAAACATGGAACTATTTCTAAGCTAGTAACTAAAAAAATTGAGATTGATTATAAAACAATAGATATTATTTGTAAGGGGGTAGCATAAGTGGCAAGTTCAAAATTGATTATGAGATTATTTTTACTAGACAAAAATACTAATCTTAATGAAGTAAAAAAAACTATCTTAGATAGAAGTTTTTCAGAACCATTATTTATTTCGAAGAGAGATATGGAACAAGCAATCACTATGTCGGTTGCTGAAAAAAACTTTTATTATACTTGGGATAAAGATAGAATAAAGTTAGAAAACATAGTCTTGAGTGAGAAAGAAAACAATGCAATTGAGGTACAAGTGCTAGAAGCTTATGCTGACCTTGAATATCCTAAAAGAAAGAAAAAAAACGCTCAAGGAATGATTTTACCTAAAAAAGATAGGGTAAATGATGCGACTATTAGAGTTATTTTCTTTGAAGTAGGAGGTTCAATATACTTACTGATTTTTTCTTCAAATGAATCACATATTGACCGAGTACAAAAATTAATTGGTCAAAATATAATTAAAGAAGTTGATAAAAAATATCAGATTGAACCTGATTTATTTAACTGGTTGTTTTATAAATATAGTCTTTTTAAAGGAGAATTATCTGCTGAATGTAAGTTAAATAATATTAGTGGTTTTATTGGGAATTCTGTAGATGAACACAATATTTTTAAAAGTTCTTCTGATCAAACATCAGAGTTGATAATAACGAAAGCTTTTATTAGTAATGGTGAAATACTTAAAAATGTAACAGTACGAATCACGAGTGCTGAAGGTGAATTTGTATTTTCAATAGACCATAAATCTAATATAACTCTATTTTTAAATCAATCAATGATGTATTTTAATAGTAGTAATTTGGAACTAGTGATACCGGTTTATTTATATAGTGTTTTAATTCCATATATGCAAAAAACATATAAAGAAAGTTCAACAAATTTTTTAAATAAAGAAAAAAATAAGTTTTCAATAAAAATTGGTTTAGAAGTAATTAATTCTATTATCGATAACAATGGAATTTTGTTAGAAGATATAAAAAGTTTATATAACGATTCAGATGAACTTTCAACGACAGAAATCGGATTTAGGGACTAGGATATCTAGTTCTTTTTTTTACTAAAAAAGCCAGCCGATTTCTCGACTGACTTTACAGGTTACAAAACGGGTTACATTTTGTGGTTATGTATCTAATTTGATGAAAAAATGTAATAAACAATTGGTTTTAAAGCCTACTGTATCAACATCTTAAAACAACGTTAGCCGGCTACTATTCCCACTCAACAGTTGCAGGTGGTTTAGAAGTAATATCATACACGATACGGTTAACGTGAGCGACTTCATTGACGATACGAACTGAGATTTTTTGTAAGACATCCCAATCGATACGCGCGAAGTCAGCTGTCATCCCATCAATTGATGTGATGGCACGTAAGCCAACAGTATAATCATAAGTACGACCGTCACCCATCACACCGACTGAACGGATGCCTGGTAAGACAGTGAAATATTGCCAGATGTCACGGTCAAGACCGGCAGCGGCGATTTCTTCACGTAAGATAGCATCAGATTCGCGAACGATTTCTAATTTCTCTTCAGTGATTTCACCAAGGACACGGATACCAAGACCTGGTCCTGGGAAGGGTTGACGCCAAACTAATTCTTCAGGCATTCCTAATTGGATTCCTAAAGCGCGGACTTCATCTTTAAATAAAGTATTTAGTGGTTCAATTAGTTTGAATTGCATATCGTCAGGTAGACCACCAACGTTGTGATGTGATTTGATCACTTCAGCCGTTTCAGTTCCACTTTCGATAACGTCTGTGTAAAGCGTTCCTTGTGCTAAGAATTCCATACCATCTAATTTAGTAGCTTCATCATCAAATAAGTAAACAAATTCGTTACCGATGATTTTACGTTTTTGTTCTGGATCAGAAACACCCGCAAGTTTTTCCATAAAACGATCTTTGGCATTGACACGGATAATGTTTAAGCCAAATTTACCAGATAGGCTGTCCATTACTTGGTCGCCTTCACCTTTACGTAGTAAACCGTGGTCAACAAAGATACAAGTTAATTGATCGCCAATAGCGCGTTGTAAAAGAACCCCAACAACTGATGAATCCACACCACCTGAAAGTCCTAATAATACTTTTTTATCGCCAACTTTTTCACGGATTTTTGCAATTTCAGTTTCGATGAAACTATCCATTGTCCAATCGCCAGCACAGCCACAGATATCAAAGGCAAAGTGACGTAATAAGTCATTACCATATTCTGAGTGACGGACTTCTGGATGGAATTGTACAGCGTGGAAGTTTTTCTCTTTGTTTGCCATTGCCGCAATCGGACAATCAGCACTTGTAGCTGTAATTTCAAATCCTGTTGGGACTTTTGTTACTAAGTCACCATGACTCATCCAAACTTGTTGGCGAGTTGGTAAGTTGTTAAATAGGCCAGTATCGTCACCTTGGATGTCGATAAATGCTTGGCCGTATTCTTTTTTGCTAGCAGCTTCAACTGTTCCACCAAAGTGGTCAGTCATCAATTGCATACCGTAACAGATACCTAGAATTGGAATACCAAGTTCAAAGATTTCTGGATCAATCTTGAAGGCATCTTCGCCGTAGACACTGTTAGGACCACCTGAGAAGATGATTCCTTTTGGTGCGATTTCTTTAACCTCAGCAGCAGTGATGCGGTGGCTCATTAATTCTGAGAAAACACCGAATTCACGAATGCGTCGAGTGATTAATTGGTTGTACTGGCTACCGAAATCCAATACGATTACTTTTTCTGATGTTGTCATGTTGGCAACGTTGGTCACTGAACTTCACCCTTATCTATAGTAGTTTTTATATTAAGCGACTGTAAAAGTCAGCTTTTTAACGTGTGTAAGTGAGATTGAACTCTCTAATATTTTGTCATAAAGACTTGGTCAATTTGATGATGTTCCGTCTTATGCAAAATGACATTGGCGTTATTACGAGTTGGCAAGATGTATTCTTCAAGATTTTTCAAGTTAACATCTTTCCAGACTTGTTTCGCCATCTTGAACGCTTCCTCACGATCGCCAATGGCGTAAGAATAATAAAAGTTATCAGGCTCTAAAAAGGCAGAGTCTAATAACGCGCCAAAGCGTGTCAAATACCATTTTTCAATCAATTCTGGTTCAGCGTCAACGTAGATGGAAAAATCAAAGAAGTCGCTAATATAGATTTGTTCGTTAGTAGGTAATTGTAACACATTAATGCCTTCAACAATTAAAATATCCGGCTCATTGATTGTGACAGTCTCATCTTCAACGATATCATAAACATCGTGAGAATAAACTGGGATGTCGATGGTTTCTTTGCGACTTTTGACTTGTTCTAAAAAGCCGATTAAGTGCTCCATGTCATAACTTTCAGGAAATCCTTTTCGAGACATGATACCTTTTTCTTCAAGGACTGCATTAGGATATAAAAAGCCATCAGTTGTCACAAGTTGAACATTCCGGCGTTTGAATATTCGTGAAAGCATCATTTGTAACAGACGAGCGGTTGTACTCTTGCCAACAGCAACGCTGCCAGCAACACCAATAATAAATGGTGTGACACCAGGATAGGCCTGCATAAATAACCCTTTACTAAGTTGTAATGATTCATACTCTTTCATATATATATGGATGAGGTGAGTCAACGGCATATAGATATCTTGCACATCTTGTAGTGAGATGCGATCGTTAAAACTTTTGATTTCTTGCAGTTCTTCTTCAGTCAGAGGGGGAATACCGTTACGGTAAAATCTCTGCCACTCTTCACGAGAAAACTGATGAAATTTTTTTGAGCTATTCATAGCAATGGGTGCCTCCAGGAATTTTTAAATACAACTATCTGTCTATTAGGACTATTCTATCATAATCTTGTTTAAATATCTTTTTTTTTGAACAAAAAAAATGATAATCGGTTATTTTTTAAAAGGTCGCCAGTGGCTTAGTACCAAGGGACATCTAATGAAACGGCTTTCGAGAATTCTTCGTGAAAAGCTAGTTCTTGTAATCCGCGACGACGGCGTTCTTCATAACCGCTTGCGACCATTATTTCTTCTTCAGTTTCAGGTTGAACAAGTGGTACAGTAAAATCCGTTTCAGGTTTTTCGACTGATGGCACAGCAACAAAAGTCATGAAACAAGTTCCTGCCAAATAACGCTCACCTGTGACTAAGTTTTCACCAATGATTTTTGCAAAAATCTCCATTGATTTACGACCAGCACCACTGACAAATGTTTCAACGCAGACAGAGTGATTTTCGCCAATGGGGTGTAGAAAATCTAAACGATCAGTTGAAGCGGTGACAGCATTACGGCGAGCGTGGCGTGTGATTGAGATGGATGCAGTATCATCAATTAGAGACATTAACTTTCCACCAAAAAGTGTTCCGTGTGAATTTAAATCAGTTGGAAAAACTCGATGGGTTTGAATGACGCGTGATTCGCGACAAAATTTTACAGAACGTTCTGTGTTGCTCATATTCAAAAAACTCCTCTATCATGCTATTATAGGTTCTATATATTAAAACTAGCTGAATTATAACACAAAGTAATCTTGTTATAAAATAATGAAAAGACAGGTGAGTAGGATGACAACATTGTATTTGTTTGGTGATAGTATTACGGCAGGCTACCGTGAGGGAGCAATCACAGATGCCTTGACAAAGCGAGTAGCTGTAGCCTTTCCAGAGTTAAAAATTGTTAATGCAGGGATACCTGGCGATACAACTATTGATGCCTTAAAGAGAATAGATCAACATGTTCTGCGTTATGAACCGAGTTATGTTACTGTCTTTTTTGGAGCTAACGATGTGGCGACATATAACCATGTCTCCTTAGAAACGTATTTGGTCAACTTAAGAGAAATTATTCAATGGATTGGCAAAGACAAGGTGATTTTACTAGGGACACCTTATGCTTCTCAAAAAATTCATGGGCAAGATCATCGGCTTGAAGATATCAAACGTTATTCTGATGGCGCGAGAGCCTTTGCTGAGATGAACGATATTCCGTTCATTGATATGCAAACTATTATGCTTGAACAATCAGAGCCAGAAACGTTGTTACAAAAAGATGGCTTACATTTTTCAAGTGCTGGTTATGAGTTGTTAGCTGCACAGATCAATGTCGAAGTCGCAAAGAAAGTAGGGAAATAAGAGATGACAGCAACCAACAATCATTATTATACTAACCAACCTAGCACCCCTCATGATTTAGCTGAGTGGGAGTTTGTTTTGAAAGGAAAGAAGTTTAAGTTTACAACCGATAGTGGTGTTTTTTCTAAAAAGACCGTCGATTTTGGGTCTCGTGTCTTGATCGATGCGTTTAGCGAGGCTGACCTTCCTGAAGGCAAGATTTTAGACCTAGGTTGTGGCTATGGTCCAATTGGTTTATCGCTTGCGTTCCAATCAGAACGAACAGTTGAGATGGTCGATATTAACGAGCGTGCCGTATCACTAGCACAACAAAATGCGATTAAAAATGGAATTGATAATGTGGAGATTCATGTTTCGAATATTTATGAGAGCGTGGAAGGAACAGATTATGCGGCTATCTTGAGTAATCCACCCATTCGGGCAGGTAAAGAAGTGGTTCATAGTATTTTAACAGAAGCCTATCCACGTTTAGCAATCGGTGGGACGCTGACAGTTGTGATTCAAAAGAAACAAGGCGCACCAAGTGCTGCTAAAAAAATGACCGAAGTCTTTGGTAACGTCGCAACCTTGACCAAAGATAAAGGGTATTACATCTTACAAAGCACTAAATAAACACGTTAAACTTCTAGTGAAATTGATTACTTTCACTAGAAGTTTTCATTTTCTGAAAATGAAATATTACAGTGAAAATGAGGGGCATCTATTTACGGTCAAAAATTTCTTCGTTATATAGAAGAAAGCTTGACAAAACTTTAATAAGAAAGTATAATTATTATTTGCAAAAGCTATCTGAAAACAAGGAAATACGGAATGAAATATTGTCCATTTTGTGTTTTTTAATAGGAAAACAAAAGTAGAAGCTCAAAAAAAAGAGAATGTTCTATTTTTGGTTTTTTTTTGCCTTAAAAGGCTTGTGTAATATTTTTGTTAGTGTTTTGAAACAAATGTTACAAAAATGACATAAAGATGGTGTTTTGAATAAATAATTCAGAGGGGTGAAGAGCTTGGCTGGACACGTAGTAAAATACGGGAAACATCGCGAGCGTAGAAGTTACGCAAGAATCAGTGAAGTGTTAGAATTACCAGATTTGATTGAAATTCAGACGAATTCTTATCAATGGTTTTTAGACGAAGGTCTAAGAGAAATGTTTGAAGATATCTTACCGATCAAGGACTTTAGTGATAAATTATC is a window of Vagococcus intermedius DNA encoding:
- a CDS encoding helix-turn-helix domain-containing protein, whose amino-acid sequence is MSDLNQPLIERIKQLRKRYGISQEKLSLLASLDARYVNKLENGKFNLSVPTLDRIIKAFDMSYNEFFEFDVKENRELDRVKKLNPKERENLLIQCLKISDLLNDQ
- a CDS encoding Rep family protein, with protein sequence MTKNPIDDLKSRTIMYENQIEHLEKLGLPTTRDELFEYFKQVYKPKNIAVILHDKDLNENGEYAKPHFHVSMSFENPMSLVAQANKINDVHQNFTAFNRQGRYNFENLFSDLCHRTKKSQSKFQYPPHDVRASFDYPEWLEQTKSSVSISRTVEINNLLEDFGQEVITLKDLRNRLTNLEFAKNERLIKSLRNSISEKRFELFKEEMITENKTIQAFYFFGDTGTGKTRDSKEKFADDCFVTGSNRDLFSNYDGQKTIIIDELRPETITYDELLKILDPFNFENVVGSRYFDKKLVAENIIITTPYAPYEFYNKVQGSDIIHIIKTEKGVVETVSSDNPDKPEQFYRRINIFKFEKEAIISIYFNDEVKSFEPLLNQQVKNKWSTEQTFTTKKELLDSSNKLFGGD
- a CDS encoding DUF459 domain-containing protein, with product MTTLYLFGDSITAGYREGAITDALTKRVAVAFPELKIVNAGIPGDTTIDALKRIDQHVLRYEPSYVTVFFGANDVATYNHVSLETYLVNLREIIQWIGKDKVILLGTPYASQKIHGQDHRLEDIKRYSDGARAFAEMNDIPFIDMQTIMLEQSEPETLLQKDGLHFSSAGYELLAAQINVEVAKKVGK
- the guaA gene encoding glutamine-hydrolyzing GMP synthase, whose amino-acid sequence is MTNVANMTTSEKVIVLDFGSQYNQLITRRIREFGVFSELMSHRITAAEVKEIAPKGIIFSGGPNSVYGEDAFKIDPEIFELGIPILGICYGMQLMTDHFGGTVEAASKKEYGQAFIDIQGDDTGLFNNLPTRQQVWMSHGDLVTKVPTGFEITATSADCPIAAMANKEKNFHAVQFHPEVRHSEYGNDLLRHFAFDICGCAGDWTMDSFIETEIAKIREKVGDKKVLLGLSGGVDSSVVGVLLQRAIGDQLTCIFVDHGLLRKGEGDQVMDSLSGKFGLNIIRVNAKDRFMEKLAGVSDPEQKRKIIGNEFVYLFDDEATKLDGMEFLAQGTLYTDVIESGTETAEVIKSHHNVGGLPDDMQFKLIEPLNTLFKDEVRALGIQLGMPEELVWRQPFPGPGLGIRVLGEITEEKLEIVRESDAILREEIAAAGLDRDIWQYFTVLPGIRSVGVMGDGRTYDYTVGLRAITSIDGMTADFARIDWDVLQKISVRIVNEVAHVNRIVYDITSKPPATVEWE
- the coaA gene encoding type I pantothenate kinase encodes the protein MNSSKKFHQFSREEWQRFYRNGIPPLTEEELQEIKSFNDRISLQDVQDIYMPLTHLIHIYMKEYESLQLSKGLFMQAYPGVTPFIIGVAGSVAVGKSTTARLLQMMLSRIFKRRNVQLVTTDGFLYPNAVLEEKGIMSRKGFPESYDMEHLIGFLEQVKSRKETIDIPVYSHDVYDIVEDETVTINEPDILIVEGINVLQLPTNEQIYISDFFDFSIYVDAEPELIEKWYLTRFGALLDSAFLEPDNFYYSYAIGDREEAFKMAKQVWKDVNLKNLEEYILPTRNNANVILHKTEHHQIDQVFMTKY
- a CDS encoding class I SAM-dependent methyltransferase; the protein is MTATNNHYYTNQPSTPHDLAEWEFVLKGKKFKFTTDSGVFSKKTVDFGSRVLIDAFSEADLPEGKILDLGCGYGPIGLSLAFQSERTVEMVDINERAVSLAQQNAIKNGIDNVEIHVSNIYESVEGTDYAAILSNPPIRAGKEVVHSILTEAYPRLAIGGTLTVVIQKKQGAPSAAKKMTEVFGNVATLTKDKGYYILQSTK
- a CDS encoding acyl-CoA thioesterase; this translates as MSNTERSVKFCRESRVIQTHRVFPTDLNSHGTLFGGKLMSLIDDTASISITRHARRNAVTASTDRLDFLHPIGENHSVCVETFVSGAGRKSMEIFAKIIGENLVTGERYLAGTCFMTFVAVPSVEKPETDFTVPLVQPETEEEIMVASGYEERRRRGLQELAFHEEFSKAVSLDVPWY